ATGTGCAGTGAAACTATTGGGTTTCGAGTTAACCAATACATCATGAACTAGTTTTCTGCTCTTCCCTATTTGCATAAACCTGGAAGCAACAGGAAAACCATTTACACTTCTACATTGCACCAAATTAAGCACCAATAAGCTCAGTAGATTTTGAGCTGCGGAGCTGACCTCGACATCATGGTGTTCCCGGACAGCGGGCGCGTCAATGAAGGCGGGATCCAGGCTCGGGCGAATCGTACAAAGCTGGAGAGACACTCACATTAGAGGTTCGGATTTAGCAACGCGATTGGGCTCCGCGCATCCGCGAGCGAGGGGCGAGGAGATCGAATCCCCTCGAGGTCATAGAAGCGAGCGAGAGGTGGGCGGGGGTGGGGGGCCAACGGGGACTTACCGATGCAGAAGAGTGGTTCGTTGGCGGGGATGAGATCACCATGGCTGGGCCCGGGAAACCCTAGAGGCAGCcatgatcggcggcggcggcggcggcgacgagacgGGGGCGCATGGATGGAGGAGAAGCGCGGGGGTCGGTGGGCGGCGAggcgctagggtttggaggcggaggcggaggcggaggaggtggaggtggaggtggaggtggaggcgagcTGCAAATTTGGTGGTCCGATGAGAGGAGGACGAGACGCCGCGTGGTGCGCGGGGGCGGACGGACGGGCGGCAGCCTGGCtggaaggaggggggggggggggggggggggagcggaCAGCGGAGGCGAGAAGACGACGGCTGTGCTTTCCTTCTGTTCCGGCCTCCGTGGACCGGGCCTGTACTCTTGGGCACGCACGCGGGCCTGCTTGCGCTGCGCCGTCTTTCCAAACTTTTCTGGGTTTACCAATACTTTTAAGTAAATTTTACTTTAGGTTATTTCGCTTTAAACCATCTTTTCTTAATAGTACTTTGAAtcagatttttttattttttttaagtactctAGACcatatttaacttttttattcaTCTACATTCAACTTATTATAAACCAAAGAAATAGTCTTACGTATACATGTGTGAAAGTTCATTGATAAATAAGAGCCAACATAATCAAGATTGTTCATATACCTGAGAAAAGAGTCTGATGTTTCAAAGTGAAACATAGATAAGTCTACTCCGtctaattaaaataatattagttAAAGGAcgatctaaaataaaatattgataATAAAAGGTGGCTCCTTTCTTTTTGGCAAAAATTGAATCCATTTCCAGCAATCCCTGCTGTTTTAGAAAAGCTGTCCATGCTTAACTCGTTCGTTAATAGCTTTGTTAATCTACTCCACCGGTTCGACAGAAATGTCGGTAGATGGTATGAATGCTCGAGGAAATTCAGCGTCCTTTTGTCGATAAGTCACGATCATCAACTGAGAGCATTCACACGTGTATATTCGTGTACTAGTAGGCTCTGCATCAGCTTCGATTATTTGTGCTTAAAAGGAAAATATCTACGAAGTTCTACCGTAACGTGGCACCCAGCAGATAATGGGTAATTCAAATGACCAATCCGAATAGCAACTGTCAAGGTAACATTTCTTCCGTTctaaaacaaacaaacataaaataaaatgctgaaTAGTTATATATCTATATTCTTATCataagtttatttatttttgaacgAAAAAATAGTTATTATAACTagtcctaaaataaataaattataatatagCACATACTAATACTATAACTTTTATCTAGATTTTTTTAGTATTATAGTATTCCCATTTTCTATAGTAGGCGAAGAATGCAGACATGACACGGACCCATCGACGCGGGACGGCCTGGTGAGATCATCCTAGGCCCCATCCATCAATCCATCACGCTGGGCCGTCTGTGGGCTGTCTGTCGGTGACCACGCCCACGCAGCCCGCGACCCAGCGCTCGTACGGTTACAGGAAGTGGAGGACGGTGGAAAAATTCCACAAGAGTTGGGGGGGCCAAAAAGGACaagggaaggaaaaaaaaaaagtcgccGATCCGTTTCCTCCTCGATTGCCGGCAAGCGGAAGAGGGAGAGCggaagcgaggaggaggaggatcgaGGCAGCGGGCGCAACGTGGCGCGCGCTTTGCTTGCAACGGAAGCGTGGGGATTATAAAAGAGGGGGCGCGAGATCCAGATCTGGCGCCGATGCGCCCCCCCTCCCTGCTCTCCCTCACCCTCGACTCCGCGCTCCTCCGCATCGCCCACCTCCACGACCTCTCCCGCCTCCCCGACCACCTCCTCATCGACCTCTTCCGTGTAGGTACCCCCACACCATCGCTCGCTCGATTGATCCCCCCTTTGCCCCTCTCGTCCCGATGCTCGGATGCAGTGTTGTGTTGTGGTATTTCCTATTATTGTTTATGTTGGTTGGTTTGGCTGATCTGTGGCAATTGGCTGCTTAGATTGATGAGATTAATGAGACTAGGTTATATATGTGGTACATCGTGCGCGCAATTAGTGGAACTTATCGGATTGGGAAATGGGAAGAGGTGATTTGCACCACCTGTTTTGTGTTTAGATTTAGATCATATCACACGAGGTGCCCAATGCGGCCCATGTTTGATTACCAAGTGGTCTGATGATGCTACGTTGAACCTGTCAATTTTGCTGAGAGGATGGATGGGGGTTTATGAACATTTGGCCATGAGCTGGGGTTTAGACTCGTAGTTGTGATCctactcacttttttttttattattatgataGATCAAACTGAAAGTAATAGTTTTGCTATTATATTTTGTTAATCTCTGAAGGCATCTTTGTTGGCAGAGAACTATAGCTGCCGGTAAGCTGACAGAAAAAGTCCTGAAGTTGTTTCTGGCAACGGATTGCGAGGAAATCGCCTTGCTTGTTCAGTTGCTCAACATTAAGCAGCCGCTTGTACCGGTCCTTCCCACGAGTATGTTATTCATCAGCTTATCTCTGTCTATTTGATTGTCATGTGATTTATGTCAAAAGATCTTGGTTTTTGACACGCTATCCTCTTGGCTGTAGGGTGCTCTGAGAAGTTCTAGAAGTGACACTGATTAGGTCAGTCTTGGTTACCTGAGAAAAGATGTCTTTGGAAATTCAGGACAGTGAGGTCGACATTGTGATTGCAGCACTCCAGCCCAACCTGACTACTTTCTTTGAGGCATGGAGGCCATTTTTCTCTCGGTTCCACATCATTGTTGTCAAAGATCCAGATATGGCTGAGGAGCTTCAAATCCCTACAGGTTTTGATCTCAAGGTTTATACGAAGTCAGATATGGGAGTGCTTGGAGCCACATCCATCGACTTCTCTGGTCACTCATGCCGTTACTTTGGGTACCTTGTCTCACGCAAGAAGTATGTCATCTCAATTGATGACAATTGCCTCCCAGCGAAGGACAATGGTGGGTTGACTGTTGATGCAGTTGCACAGCATATGTCCAATCTGAAGACACCTGCTACACCTTTCTTTTTCAACACATTGTATGATCCATTCCGCAAAGGGGCTGACTTTGTCCGTGGATACCCATTTAGTCTGCGCGAGGGGGTTGAGTGCATGCTCTCTTGTGGGCTGTGGCTTCACAATGCAGACTATGACCCAATGACTCATGTTGTGAAGAGAAATCAACGCAACACAACGTATGTGGATGCTGTGATGACAGTTCCACTTGGTGCGATGATGCCTGTGAGCGGGATAAATGTTGCATTCAACCGTGAGGTGCTGGGACCTGTAATGTTCCCTGCTCTGCGGCTGCGCAAGGAAGGAAAGCACAGATGGGATACACTTGAAGACGTTTGGAATGGCTTGTGTGCTAAAGTGGTGTGTGATCGCTTACGGTATGGCGTGAAGACAGGTCTTCCTTATGTGATGAGAAGTGATGCAGAAGCAGGTAAGGCTCTCGAGAGCTTGAAAGAATGGGAAGGGGTGAAAGTCATGGACGTCGTTCTTCCCTTCTTCGAATCTCTGAAGCTATCGAGTACTTCAGTTACTGTTGAAGACTGTGTTAAGGAACTAACCAGCATTGTCAAGGAGAAACTGGGACCGCAGAATGCAATCTTCGCTAAAGCTGCTGATGCAATGGAGGAATGGACCAAACTCTGGAAATCTCACGGAGCTCAAAGCGCTTAGGCTGAAATTTGGTTATCTGTTATGAGCATATCTGATTTCGATACCCACTGTTATGAAACTGAATAAACCGCATTCCTGTATGCTGGGAATTTTCTCGTTAGTGTACGCTCCAATACTCGTGCCGTTTTCAAAGACAAGCAGTGATATGCAAAGCAATGCTGTGTATCTTGTGTGTTACATCAggagttttttttaatggtgATTTCGTTCATAGTTTTCAGACATCTGTTTCCGTCACACGTTCGTGGGAATGacttttttcatatgaaatgcgCCCATGGCTGCGCCTGAAATAATTTTACTTGTCCCGTTTGGGATGAATGAATTCTTTTCCTGTTCGTTGTTCAGTAATTCACACAGAGTCATAAACATACCGGTGGAAACATGCTcacaaagaaagaaacatcATGAAGTCAGGCTAAGGATAAGAATAGCCAGCACACCTAGAGCAAAATTTTACTAACATCAGATGCAAGAAAGTCTACATGAGTTCTAAAAAGGAAACTGGGGAAAACTAATTTACACCAATTATCACTAATAGTACACTAAATATAAACGACCAAGAAGGGCTCTAGGAACCCATTTTGTATCTAGCACCCGAACGTTGAACCTTTCTCCCGATAAAAGAGGGATCAGGCGTGCAACAGACTGGCTCTCACGCCAGGGAAACCACAGGTACAAAAGAGGCAGCGAAAGAAGAAACAAAACTTTTCCTCCGGGGCGAACATATACAACTTGAGAGGAAAAATACACAATGGCCGAGAGACAAATCACAGTACTGTATTGATGTGCAGTGCTTTCAACAACGAGGTGGCCATTTGTTTCACCAATACCTGTTGACCGCCACGTTGCCCATCCCTTCGTTCTTCGATCAGGTTTTGTAGCTTTTGAGGAAGATCATTCTCAACTATGAGCTGCTTTGGTCGAGGATGATGCTCATAGACAACCTGAAAGCAATTCCAAACAATCGAACGTTAAATCATGGAGTTCAAACTTTACAAAGGTACATTAAACATATCGTTGATATTGAGTAAAATGAAATTCTAGACTTATTTGATCACTGCTAGTAGAAGGTTGATATATTAAAACCATGTAACCAGAAATTTAAAGCGAGGAATGCAAACCTTTATTAATTTTAGCAGTGTCAAACGGGCAATAGCTTCTCGGTGGTCAAGCCTTGCAATAAGCAGTGTCGTTAAACCATTGGTAGCCATTGCTGTATTTATCCGAGAAGATTTCCTGTAGTCAAGTCAATGCAATTGCATGTCTCAATATTCTGTATCCTGTCATGTTCATATTATATAATGTCATCAAAAAGGAAGGTAACTCTTTGGTCTTACGTGATTATCTTCAAAAAAGCATCcaatatatgaacaaaatattgtTCAGGGCAGTCTTGAAAAAACTTCACTAATTTCTGAATGGCATCTTTCTTCAACAAGGCTTGTTCCACTTTTCTGTGATCATTGTCATGGGACAAGCAAACAGCAATTGAATCTAACGCAGTACACGCCCATGCATCATCCTCCAATAAGTTCAAGTACACATCCAATCCTCCATGAGCCCTCAACTGCTCTCTAGAGTTGCGAGAAGCGTGAGCCATATCACACAGCAGAGGTAAAGCATA
This window of the Oryza sativa Japonica Group chromosome 4, ASM3414082v1 genome carries:
- the LOC107280744 gene encoding probable inactive UDP-arabinopyranose mutase 2 translates to MSLEIQDSEVDIVIAALQPNLTTFFEAWRPFFSRFHIIVVKDPDMAEELQIPTGFDLKVYTKSDMGVLGATSIDFSGHSCRYFGYLVSRKKYVISIDDNCLPAKDNGGLTVDAVAQHMSNLKTPATPFFFNTLYDPFRKGADFVRGYPFSLREGVECMLSCGLWLHNADYDPMTHVVKRNQRNTTYVDAVMTVPLGAMMPVSGINVAFNREVLGPVMFPALRLRKEGKHRWDTLEDVWNGLCAKVVCDRLRYGVKTGLPYVMRSDAEAGKALESLKEWEGVKVMDVVLPFFESLKLSSTSVTVEDCVKELTSIVKEKLGPQNAIFAKAADAMEEWTKLWKSHGAQSA